The following proteins are co-located in the uncultured Draconibacterium sp. genome:
- a CDS encoding BamA/TamA family outer membrane protein has protein sequence MERKIFLLLFALLFSLIEGFAQGKLKGLMAKNDSLKKQAFNEGRPWLSPIVAPAYTADAGLLISGGMLYSFRVNKNDTVSQRSTLPATIFYSSKGNFGISTFLKTFWLEDKFRFNMNLSIRDKDNNYYGKGFEQIDATQKSDTTTLYHETNSNVEIDFIYKLKPSFYVGLRFSPAYVTTKNFALPVENDPYRAQFADRYFLNGMGGQFAYDTRDMVVNAWEGMYLNLSALFYDNCIGSKYDFQVYEFDARYYNTIIRPGNVLAFRFYSRTTYGDVPITELSDFSGGKNLRGYLLGQYRDNTTAFLLGEWRYTFRKKTGALSKNGMVMWLGTGSIASDVVSLTKWVPNGGIGYRLELQPRMNVCIDFGLGRDSQGVYFNFTEAS, from the coding sequence ATGGAGAGAAAGATATTTTTGTTATTGTTTGCTCTTCTTTTTTCATTGATTGAAGGTTTTGCTCAGGGAAAACTAAAAGGGCTGATGGCAAAAAACGACTCATTGAAAAAACAGGCGTTTAATGAAGGTCGTCCGTGGCTATCGCCAATTGTAGCACCTGCATACACTGCCGATGCGGGATTGCTAATTTCCGGAGGAATGCTGTATTCTTTCCGTGTAAATAAAAACGATACAGTTTCGCAACGCTCTACTTTACCGGCTACTATTTTTTACAGCTCAAAAGGCAATTTTGGGATCAGTACTTTTTTAAAGACCTTTTGGCTGGAAGATAAATTCCGGTTTAATATGAATCTCAGCATTCGGGATAAGGATAATAATTATTACGGCAAAGGCTTTGAGCAGATTGATGCTACCCAAAAATCGGATACCACCACTTTGTATCACGAAACCAATTCGAATGTAGAAATTGATTTTATCTACAAACTAAAACCTTCATTTTATGTGGGCTTGAGGTTCAGCCCCGCTTATGTGACTACAAAAAACTTTGCTTTGCCGGTTGAGAACGATCCATATCGGGCGCAGTTTGCCGATCGTTATTTTTTAAATGGTATGGGAGGACAATTCGCATACGATACCCGCGACATGGTTGTGAATGCCTGGGAAGGTATGTATTTAAATTTGTCGGCCTTGTTTTACGACAACTGTATAGGCAGTAAATATGATTTTCAGGTATATGAATTCGATGCCCGATATTACAACACAATCATCCGGCCGGGTAACGTGCTGGCTTTCCGCTTTTATTCGCGCACCACGTACGGTGATGTACCTATTACTGAACTGTCCGATTTTTCGGGAGGGAAAAACCTGCGGGGTTATTTGCTGGGGCAGTACCGCGATAATACCACTGCTTTTTTATTGGGTGAATGGCGGTACACATTCAGAAAAAAAACAGGTGCTTTAAGTAAAAACGGAATGGTAATGTGGCTTGGTACTGGAAGTATTGCTTCTGATGTAGTTAGTCTTACTAAATGGGTTCCAAATGGAGGAATTGGTTACCGCCTCGAATTGCAACCCCGCATGAATGTGTGTATTGATTTTGGCTTGGGGCGCGATTCGCAGGGAGTTTATTTTAATTTTACCGAAGCATCTTAA